In Prescottella soli, a genomic segment contains:
- a CDS encoding 3-carboxyethylcatechol 2,3-dioxygenase, producing MPVALVALSHSPLIGLNDPAQQVLDEVDHAVAGARKFIEEFDPEVVVLFAPDHYNGFFYEKMPPFAIATGAIAVGDFGSAEGGILVDAELANRIAEGVLERDIDLTISARMVVDHGFVQPLEMLFGGIQSVPVVPVFINGVAAPLGPVRRIRQFGKALGEAASLLDKRVLFLASGGLSHDPPVPILAGAPPRVAEALILGNPPTPEQRARGEQRVVQSGIDLAAGTSTRKPLNPEWDNDVLDIVASGDLEQFDGWSNEFFEEHGGGSSHEVRTWIAAYAALAASGSYELRSRYYRAIPEWVAGFAVTTAK from the coding sequence ATGCCAGTCGCGCTGGTTGCGCTGTCCCACTCACCGCTGATCGGGCTCAACGATCCCGCTCAGCAGGTGCTCGACGAGGTCGATCACGCCGTTGCCGGGGCGCGGAAGTTCATCGAGGAGTTCGATCCCGAGGTCGTCGTGCTGTTCGCGCCCGACCACTACAACGGCTTCTTCTACGAGAAGATGCCCCCGTTCGCGATCGCCACGGGCGCAATCGCGGTGGGCGACTTCGGATCTGCGGAGGGTGGGATCCTCGTCGACGCGGAACTGGCCAACCGGATCGCCGAGGGTGTGCTCGAGCGTGACATCGACCTGACGATCTCGGCCCGCATGGTGGTCGACCACGGCTTCGTGCAGCCGCTGGAGATGCTGTTCGGCGGCATCCAGTCGGTCCCGGTCGTGCCGGTGTTCATCAATGGTGTCGCGGCCCCGCTCGGCCCGGTGCGCCGCATCCGCCAGTTCGGCAAGGCGCTCGGCGAGGCGGCGTCGCTGCTCGACAAGCGGGTGCTGTTCCTGGCGTCCGGCGGCCTGTCGCACGACCCGCCGGTGCCGATCCTCGCGGGCGCCCCGCCGCGCGTGGCGGAGGCCCTGATTCTCGGCAACCCGCCCACCCCCGAGCAGCGTGCCCGCGGTGAGCAGCGCGTCGTGCAGTCCGGAATCGACCTGGCGGCCGGCACGTCCACCCGCAAGCCGCTGAATCCCGAGTGGGACAACGACGTTCTCGACATCGTCGCGTCCGGTGACCTCGAGCAGTTCGACGGCTGGTCCAACGAGTTCTTCGAGGAGCACGGCGGCGGGTCGTCGCACGAGGTGCGCACGTGGATCGCCGCGTACGCGGCGCTCGCGGCATCCGGTTCGTACGAGCTGCGGTCGCGCTACTACCGCGCCATCCCCGAATGGGTCGCGGGCTTCGCGGTGACCACCGCGAAGTAG
- a CDS encoding XRE family transcriptional regulator translates to MDSNGLIARNVQRFRNERQMSMGDLAKRANLSKQTLSKIEQGVGNPTVETIDAIAEALDVPLRRLVTEWGTRVFVVRAEEGSWNAKAGTGSTKILDQIYGSGYVRTSLTRLRNAGTDDVDSLVLPPDSAGTLVHAYVISGKVRVGPANELTDLGPGDFVQFPSDVPWVLTSLTADATVHVVTTMPQVPQFGPLRNDNS, encoded by the coding sequence GTGGACAGCAACGGCCTGATAGCACGCAACGTGCAGCGGTTCCGCAACGAGCGCCAGATGAGCATGGGCGACCTCGCCAAGCGCGCGAATCTGTCGAAGCAGACCCTCTCGAAGATCGAGCAAGGTGTAGGCAATCCCACAGTCGAAACCATTGACGCGATCGCCGAGGCACTCGACGTCCCGCTGCGACGACTCGTCACCGAGTGGGGAACACGGGTATTCGTCGTCCGCGCCGAGGAAGGATCGTGGAACGCCAAGGCGGGCACCGGGTCCACCAAGATCCTCGACCAGATCTACGGCTCCGGTTACGTGCGCACGAGCCTGACCCGACTCCGGAACGCCGGCACCGACGATGTCGACTCGCTCGTCCTGCCACCCGACTCCGCCGGAACCCTCGTCCACGCGTATGTCATCAGCGGCAAGGTCCGGGTCGGCCCGGCCAACGAGCTCACCGATCTCGGGCCCGGCGACTTCGTGCAGTTCCCGAGCGACGTGCCGTGGGTGCTCACGTCCCTCACCGCCGACGCCACCGTGCACGTCGTCACCACGATGCCGCAGGTCCCGCAGTTCGGACCGCTCCGCAACGACAACTCCTGA
- a CDS encoding alpha/beta fold hydrolase, with amino-acid sequence MVTSAYRGGSGEPVLLLHGFTLSHHVWHRVVDDLASDYDVLALTMPGHWGGPRLRWRDLGIGGIADGIERELDAVGWDTCHVVGNSLGGPVAFELERRGRARSVAGVNPGFGWKRFSRTEFRAGFGFVVQFPLMALARLLGDRAASSRLFQRPVIANCSHDISAVDPDDATNVIRAVSHCTVYLPILLAFLRDGPLTGLDRVTAPTSLILGEFDSFLARDTCIQRFFDELPGDVEEIVLPGVGHIPMLEDSDGVARALRTHLERVVGCDDVA; translated from the coding sequence ATGGTGACGTCGGCGTATCGCGGGGGATCCGGTGAACCCGTGCTGTTGCTGCACGGCTTCACGCTCTCGCATCACGTGTGGCATCGCGTGGTCGACGATCTGGCGTCGGACTACGACGTCCTCGCGCTGACGATGCCCGGGCACTGGGGTGGACCGCGGCTGCGATGGCGCGATCTGGGGATCGGCGGGATCGCCGACGGCATCGAGCGGGAACTGGACGCGGTCGGGTGGGACACCTGCCACGTCGTCGGGAACTCGCTGGGCGGTCCGGTGGCGTTCGAGCTAGAGCGCCGGGGCCGCGCGCGTTCGGTTGCGGGGGTCAACCCCGGTTTCGGGTGGAAGCGTTTCTCCCGCACCGAGTTCCGGGCGGGCTTCGGGTTCGTTGTGCAGTTCCCGCTGATGGCGCTCGCCCGGCTGCTCGGTGACCGTGCCGCGTCGAGTCGGTTGTTCCAGCGCCCTGTCATCGCGAACTGCAGCCACGATATTTCGGCCGTCGATCCCGACGACGCCACGAACGTCATCCGCGCGGTGTCGCACTGCACCGTGTATCTGCCGATCCTGCTCGCGTTCCTGCGGGACGGCCCGCTGACCGGACTCGACCGGGTGACCGCACCGACCTCGCTGATCCTGGGGGAGTTCGATTCGTTCCTGGCCCGGGACACGTGCATTCAGCGCTTTTTCGACGAGCTGCCCGGCGATGTCGAGGAGATCGTTCTGCCCGGTGTCGGGCACATCCCGATGCTCGAGGACTCGGACGGCGTGGCCCGCGCGCTGCGCACGCATCTCGAGCGAGTCGTGGGTTGC
- a CDS encoding PEP/pyruvate-binding domain-containing protein, whose protein sequence is MQFFDGPQEPQHDQLGGKCASLVSLTAAGMPVPPGFALTTMLYDDFIASAGIADEIRELLEGLDPEDVSGVDAVSARIRDAITSRPVPEPLRHLTIEAYERLQSRFDHPVPVAVRSSATAEDLPDASFAGQQDTYLWLNGIDEVLEHIRRCWASLYTSRAITYRLKNNIPDAGLSMAVAVQKMVSAKVAGVAMTMDPTNGDRSKITVDASYGVGEMVVSGQVTPDNIVLDKVMLTVVTETIGDKHAELVPDPVSHRLVEREVDADRRSCRSLTDEELKAVAAIAKRAEKHYGCPQDIEWALDADLPDGENLLLLQSRPETVWSAKPAQDKATETTAPARRTFDMSSISRAMTKPLSA, encoded by the coding sequence ATCCAGTTCTTCGACGGCCCGCAGGAGCCGCAGCACGATCAGTTGGGCGGCAAGTGCGCCTCGCTGGTGTCGCTGACGGCGGCAGGCATGCCGGTGCCGCCCGGATTCGCGCTCACCACGATGCTCTACGACGACTTCATCGCGTCGGCCGGCATCGCCGACGAGATCCGTGAGCTGCTCGAGGGTCTCGATCCCGAGGACGTCTCCGGTGTGGACGCGGTCTCCGCACGGATCCGGGACGCGATCACCTCGCGACCCGTCCCGGAGCCGCTGCGACACTTGACGATCGAGGCGTACGAGCGGCTGCAGTCACGGTTCGACCACCCCGTGCCGGTGGCGGTGCGCTCGTCCGCGACCGCGGAGGACCTGCCCGACGCCAGCTTCGCCGGCCAGCAGGACACGTACCTGTGGCTCAACGGGATCGACGAGGTGCTCGAGCACATCCGGCGTTGCTGGGCGTCGCTCTACACCAGCCGCGCGATCACGTACCGGCTGAAGAACAACATCCCCGACGCCGGGCTCTCGATGGCCGTCGCGGTCCAGAAGATGGTGAGCGCCAAGGTCGCCGGCGTGGCGATGACGATGGACCCCACCAACGGGGACCGCTCGAAGATCACCGTCGACGCGTCGTACGGTGTCGGCGAGATGGTGGTCTCCGGTCAGGTCACCCCGGACAACATCGTGCTCGACAAGGTGATGCTGACCGTGGTGACCGAGACGATCGGCGACAAGCACGCCGAACTGGTCCCCGACCCCGTCTCGCACCGCCTCGTCGAGCGTGAGGTCGACGCCGACCGCCGCTCCTGCCGCAGCCTGACCGACGAGGAACTGAAGGCCGTCGCCGCGATCGCCAAACGCGCCGAGAAGCACTACGGATGCCCCCAGGACATCGAGTGGGCACTCGATGCCGACCTCCCGGACGGCGAGAACCTCCTGCTGCTGCAATCGCGCCCCGAAACCGTGTGGTCTGCAAAACCCGCTCAGGACAAGGCAACCGAGACCACCGCACCCGCTCGGCGGACCTTCGACATGAGCTCGATCAGCCGAGCCATGACCAAGCCACTCTCCGCCTGA
- a CDS encoding IclR family transcriptional regulator, which yields MAGTPREAGRTTTSRVLAILEVFEDDPGPIALSNIAAETGMPLTTVHRLVGELERWGALLRVPDGRYQVGIRLWEIGQNAGVRLRDIVHPPLQDLFDLTHETVHFVVRRGTEVIYVDRIYGSRRVPRLARVGSRLPLHPTAVGKVLLAYQDPWFRETYLANSLERHSRFTITEPARLARELDTIREQGYAKTQEEMALGACSVAIPVRAPNDEVVAAIGVVLPSNRSADMARYLPPLRGTGARLEKVFKALPQSVEQAIRSFWLG from the coding sequence ATGGCAGGTACTCCCCGGGAAGCCGGCCGGACCACGACGTCGCGAGTGCTCGCCATCCTGGAAGTGTTCGAGGACGATCCCGGCCCTATCGCGTTGAGCAACATCGCCGCCGAGACCGGCATGCCCCTGACGACGGTTCACCGCCTGGTCGGCGAACTCGAGCGGTGGGGCGCCCTGCTCCGCGTGCCGGACGGTCGATACCAGGTCGGCATCCGCCTGTGGGAGATCGGCCAGAACGCCGGCGTCCGACTCCGCGACATCGTCCACCCCCCGCTCCAGGACCTGTTCGACCTCACCCACGAGACCGTCCACTTCGTCGTGCGCCGCGGCACCGAGGTGATCTACGTCGATCGCATCTACGGCAGCCGACGCGTCCCCCGACTCGCGCGTGTCGGCAGCCGTCTGCCGCTGCATCCGACCGCGGTCGGGAAAGTCCTTCTGGCCTACCAGGATCCCTGGTTCCGAGAGACGTACCTCGCCAACTCCCTCGAACGCCATTCGCGGTTCACGATCACCGAACCGGCGCGCCTGGCCCGCGAACTCGACACCATCCGCGAGCAGGGCTACGCGAAGACGCAGGAGGAGATGGCGCTCGGGGCGTGCTCGGTCGCGATCCCGGTCCGCGCACCGAACGACGAGGTCGTCGCCGCGATCGGCGTGGTGCTCCCGAGCAACCGTTCGGCGGACATGGCCCGGTACCTGCCACCGCTGCGCGGCACCGGTGCCCGCCTCGAGAAGGTGTTCAAGGCGCTTCCGCAGTCCGTCGAACAGGCAATACGCAGTTTCTGGTTGGGCTGA
- a CDS encoding IclR family transcriptional regulator: MGVQELTDLSQTSSGRDGRAAVDKAMSLLTSFGQEAHSGVGVSELARRSGLSKSTAFRILGMLERNHAVERVGSDYRLGAELHNLGGRVYAPQHSVVRDVLTPFLADLYEATRQTVHLAVLHGADILYINKLYGHRSVASPSRVGGRAPAHCTAVGKALLAYSGQDAEGLIGSQLAARTTHTITDIGQLRAELSQVRRAGVAFDREETREGLVCVGGVVTGAGSRPIAAFSVSGQASRYSPASAEPALRRVCLAASRALSASQVALAS, encoded by the coding sequence ATGGGTGTGCAGGAGCTGACCGATCTGTCGCAGACGAGCTCGGGGCGGGACGGCCGCGCAGCGGTCGACAAGGCGATGAGCCTGCTCACCAGCTTCGGCCAGGAGGCGCATTCCGGGGTTGGCGTGAGCGAACTCGCCCGGCGGTCCGGGCTGAGCAAGTCGACGGCCTTCCGGATCCTCGGCATGCTCGAGCGCAACCACGCCGTCGAGCGGGTCGGCAGCGACTACCGGCTCGGTGCCGAGCTCCACAACCTCGGCGGCCGGGTATACGCACCGCAGCACTCCGTCGTCCGCGACGTCCTCACGCCGTTCCTGGCCGATCTGTACGAGGCCACCCGCCAGACGGTTCACCTCGCGGTGCTCCACGGCGCCGACATCCTCTACATCAACAAGCTCTACGGTCACCGCTCCGTCGCGTCGCCGTCCCGGGTCGGCGGCCGCGCGCCGGCGCACTGCACCGCGGTGGGCAAGGCGCTGCTCGCGTACTCCGGTCAGGATGCCGAGGGTCTGATCGGGTCGCAGCTGGCGGCGCGGACGACGCACACGATCACCGACATCGGGCAGCTGCGGGCCGAGCTGTCCCAGGTGCGCCGGGCCGGTGTGGCCTTCGACCGTGAGGAGACCCGTGAGGGGCTCGTGTGTGTCGGGGGCGTCGTGACGGGCGCCGGATCGCGGCCGATCGCGGCGTTTTCCGTCTCCGGTCAGGCCTCCCGCTACTCGCCTGCGAGTGCGGAGCCGGCTTTGCGCCGGGTGTGCCTGGCTGCGTCGCGTGCGCTGTCCGCGTCGCAGGTCGCACTCGCGTCGTAG
- a CDS encoding HD domain-containing protein, translating into METNSTGMTGLLGRDVRAHVPGAADVPHLIGMDAAHDRIWRRAEPHLRVRDNDSHTVYAFGIARALVDQVPGARPEIVLPAILLHDIGWSTVPEELVLEAIAPRPRHPELVRVHEIEGAAIARSILADLGTPDADIDEITAIIDGHDSRREATSPSDAVVKDADKLWRITPHGLATVGRWFGLAPSETLRLVGSRTHAHLCTEPARVMALAFAATASTDVSPHLRELSSATTNIPDTALYEHPTPRVQE; encoded by the coding sequence ATGGAGACCAACAGCACTGGGATGACCGGCCTCCTCGGCCGGGACGTCCGGGCTCACGTTCCGGGCGCCGCCGATGTACCCCACCTGATCGGAATGGACGCGGCACACGACCGCATCTGGCGCCGAGCGGAACCGCATCTTCGAGTGCGGGACAACGACTCTCACACGGTGTATGCGTTCGGCATCGCCCGCGCCCTGGTCGACCAGGTGCCGGGGGCGCGGCCCGAGATCGTGCTGCCGGCGATCCTGCTCCACGACATCGGCTGGTCGACGGTGCCGGAGGAACTGGTGCTGGAGGCGATCGCACCACGGCCGCGGCACCCGGAACTGGTCCGCGTCCACGAGATCGAGGGCGCCGCGATCGCACGGTCGATCCTCGCCGACCTCGGAACACCCGACGCCGACATCGACGAGATCACCGCGATCATCGACGGTCACGACAGCCGCCGCGAGGCCACGAGCCCCAGCGACGCGGTCGTCAAGGATGCCGACAAGCTCTGGCGGATCACCCCGCACGGGCTGGCGACCGTCGGCCGATGGTTCGGGCTCGCCCCGTCCGAGACGCTCCGGCTGGTGGGATCTCGCACCCACGCCCACTTGTGCACCGAGCCGGCCCGCGTGATGGCTCTCGCGTTCGCCGCGACCGCGTCGACCGACGTGTCACCGCATCTTCGCGAATTGTCTTCCGCAACAACGAATATCCCAGACACCGCGCTCTACGAGCACCCGACACCCCGAGTCCAGGAGTGA